The proteins below are encoded in one region of Hordeum vulgare subsp. vulgare chromosome 3H, MorexV3_pseudomolecules_assembly, whole genome shotgun sequence:
- the LOC123444502 gene encoding probable xyloglucan glycosyltransferase 1, translating into MAPWWGQEARGGASGGMTGTPVVVKMQTPDWAISEVPPLPGSPAAGGKDGRGKNARQITWVLLLKAHRAAGKLTGAATAALSVAAAARRRVAAGRTDSDSDAANANAPPGGSPARLLGVLRAFLLLSVLLLAADVAAHAQGWHLAALPDLEAVEGLFAAGYAAWMRARAAYLGPALQFLTNACVVLFMIQSADRLILCLGCFWIKLRGIKPVANAAAAGKDDVEAGAQEEEFPMVLVQIPMCNEKEVYQQSIGAVCNLDWPRSNFLVQVLDDSDDAATSALIREEVEKWQREGVRILYRHRVIRDGYKAGNLKSAMNCSYVKDYEFVVIFDADFQPQEDFLKRTVPHFKGKEDVGLVQARWSFVNKDENLLTRLQNINLCFHFEVEQQVNGAFLNFFGFNGTAGVWRIKALEDSGGWMERTTVEDMDIAVRAHLKGWKFLYLNDVECQCELPESYEAYRKQQHRWHSGPMQLFRLCFVDIIKSKIGFWKKFNLIFLFFLLRKLILPFYSFTLFCVILPMTMFAPEAELPAWVVCYIPATMSLLNILPAPKSFPFIVPYLLFENTMSVTKFNAMISGLFQLGSAYEWVVTKKSGRSSEGDLVALVENEKPSKQQRVGSAPNLDSLAAKEELYPKADPKPKKKKHNRLYRKELALSFLLLTAAARSLLSVQGIHFYFLLFQGVSFLVVGLDLIGEQVE; encoded by the exons ATGGCGCCGTGGTGGGGGCAGGAGGCGCGGGGAGGGGCGTCCGGCGGCATGACGGGGACGCCCGTCGTGGTCAAGATGCAGACCCCGGACTGGGCCATCTCCGAGGTGCCGCCGCTGCCGGGGTCGCCGGCCGCCGGGGGCAAGGACGGCCGCGGCAAGAACGCGCGCCAGATCACCTGGGTGCTGCTCCTCAAGGCGCACCGCGCGGCCGGGAAGCTCAccggcgccgccaccgccgcgctCTCCGTGGCCGCGGCCGCGCGGAGGCGGGTGGCGGCTGGCCGGACCGACTCCGACTCCGACGCCGCCAACGCCAACGCGCCGCCGGGGGGGAGCCCCGCCAGGCTCCTCGGCGTCCTCCgcgccttcctcctcctctccgtgctcctcctcgccgccgacgTCGCCGCGCACGCCCAGGGCTGGCACCTCGCCGCGCTCCCCGACCTGGAGGCCGTCGAGGGCCTCTTCGCCGCCGGCTACGCGGCCTGGATGCGCGCCCGCGCCGCCTACCTCGGCCCGGCCCTGCAGTTCCTCACCAACGCCTGCGTCGTGCTCTTCATGATCCAGAGCGCCGACCGCCTCATCCTCTGCCTCGGCTGCTTCTGGATCAAGCTCAGGGGAATCAAGCCCGTCGccaacgccgccgccgccggcaaaGACGACGTCGAGGCCGGCGCCCAGGAGGAGGAGTTCCCCATGGTGCTCGTCCAGATTCCAATGTGCAACGAGAAGGAG GTGTATCAGCAATCCATTGGAGCTGTCTGCAACCTGGACTGGCCGAGATCGAATTTCTTGGTGCAGGTGCTTGACGATTCTGATGATGCTGCGACTTCAGCTCTCATCAGAGAGGAGGTTGAGAAATGGCAACGGGAGGGTGTCCGGATATTGTACCGACACCGGGTGATACGTGATGGCTACAAGGCTGGAAATCTCAAGTCTGCCATGAACTGCAGCTACGTGAAAGATTATGAATTTGTTGTTATCTTTGATGCCGATTTCCAACCACAAGAAGATTTTCTGAAGCGAACTGTGCCCCATTTCAAG GGCAAAGAGGATGTTGGACTAGTTCAAGCAAGGTGGTCTTTTGTAAACAAGGATGAGAACTTGTTAACCAGGCTGCAAAACATAAATCTGTGCTTCCACTTTGAGGTGGAACAGCAGGTTAATGGGGCATTCCTCAATTTTTTCGGGTTCAACGGAACCGCGGGAGTGTGGAGAATTAAGGCACTCGAGGACTCTGGAGGATGGATGGAGAGAACGACAGTTGAAGACATGGATATTGCTGTCCGAGCACATCTAAAGGGATGGAAGTTTCTGTATCTTAACGATGTTGAG TGCCAGTGTGAATTGCCGGAGTCATATGAAGCATACAGAAAACAGCAACATCGATGGCATTCTGGTCCGATGCAGTTGTTTAGACTCTGCTTTGTGGACATTATCAAATCAAAG ATTGGATTCTGGAAGAAATTCAACCTGATATTCCTTTTCTTTCTCCTCCGAAAACTTATTCTGCCCTTCTATTCATTCACTCTCTTCTGCGTCATACTTCCAATGACAATGTTTGCTCCTGAAGCAGAGCTACCTGCTTGGGTGGTGTGCTACATTCCAGCAACCATGTCCTTGCTTAACATCCTCCCAGCCCCAAAGTCCTTCCCATTCATCGTTCCCTACCTTCTGTTTGAGAACACCATGTCAGTGACCAAGTTCAACGCCATGATCTCCGGCTTGTTCCAGCTCGGGAGCGCCTACGAGTGGGTCGTCACCAAGAAATCAGGCCGTTCTTCGGAGGGCGATCTCGTCGCCCTCGTCGAGAACGAGAAGCCATCCAAGCAGCAGAGAGTAGGGTCCGCGCCGAACCTCGACTCCCTAGCAGCAAAGGAGGAACTGTACCCGAAAGCGGATCCCAAACCCAAAAAGAAGAAACACAATAGGTTATACAGGAAAGAACTAgcactctccttcctcctcttgacAGCAGCAGCTCGCAGCCTGCTGTCGGTTCAGGGCATACATTTCTACTTCCTTCTGTTCCAGGGGGTGTCGTTCCTGGTCGTCGGGCTCGACCTCATCGGCGAGCAGGTCGAGTGA